The genomic DNA TGCTAGAATCCATGAACTTCCTGATGCCACCCAGTCAAGCCTTAGCTGCTGAACCCAACCAGGGCAGAGTCCCAGGTCTGACAGCCTTACCTGGTAATGGCCAGGCTCAGGACACCGCCCATCAGGAGCAAACCCCACAGGGACAGGACCCAGGGCAGAACTTTCCACCTGATCCCACTATCTGTGGGTGAGGAGAATAAATGACACTAAGTGGGTGGGGCTAAGAGTGGCTTTTCAGTGGGTGGGGCCAAGGGCGCAGGTATCAGGAAGAAGGGGTGAGATTTAGGGGTACAGGGGTGTGCTGACAGGTAAAGTCATGGCTGGGAGTGCTGCTGGATAACACAACAGCATTTACAGGAGCAAAATGCTCTGAGGCAGACTTGGGGTGTGGTCCTCCGGTCCCTCCTTACCCCTCTTCTACACAGAATTCTTTCCCTCATCAGGAGGCTACCCATCCACCACACGAAACCTAAGTTATGACTTCAAGACAGCCCTAGCCAGAAACGGGTAGacatctccccaaccccacctcaTACCTTGTAGATGAAGCCAAAGGCTGGGACCAGGTGGGCCCTGTCCTGCAGTGGTGGACACTGTCACCCACAGCTTGAAGGAACCCAAGTGAAGGTTAGGCAGAGTGACAGTCTGGGTGTTACTGCTCACTGAAGGACACaaccgggaaaaaaaaaaaaaaaaaaaaaaagatagaagaagTAATGAAACCGTGTCCCGGGGCCTTGGCACTGTTCTAtgttctttcctctgtcttcaaCTTTGCACACAGCTCTCCCCtagttgtctttatttatttatatggcaTTTTCCCCTGGGGCGGGGGCTTTCCCCATaggcatgccatggcacacatgcagacatcaGAGGACATCAGTCTTTGCCACTTGGGGAGCCATCCAATATCCCCCGATCCCCAGTAAATTTTGTTCAGTGTCACTCCCTTAACAAATCATCttctgaccaccaccaccaccacccatttAAAACAGACCTCTGATTTGTACAGGGCTCTAAGCAGCACGTGGCATGCCAATTTGGAGTTATCTCCTTGGTCTACATCTGTGAAGCCTCCATTGGGAAGGCTGAGTTTCACCCCCATCCCTGAagagggaagatggctcagaggaaggaaacaggcGAGGGCACAGGAGCCAGTGCCTGTCCTTCCAGCTCCTCAGAATGCAATTTCCAGGTCTGGTTGAGATAACGTGAGACCCTGCGCTGGGAATTTAGTAAACTGTGAGAGGAGGACGCTGGAGTTCTTGAAATGTGTCTCCATGGTGAATCAGTTTTTGTTACTTTATTACTCTTTCACTGTGAGTCAGTAATAAACAGTTACTTTATTACCGTTTACTTTCTCTGCGTGTGTGATGGCCTAAGTGTGGAGGATGACTTGTGGGTTTCAGGGGTTCACTTCAGGCTTTCAGGCTCAAGGGCACAAACGGGTTAATCTGGTGAGCTGTTTCACAGGCCAGTGAGTCAGCTTGGTAGCCTGGTCAGATAACTGTTATAGTTAGGAAGATAAGAATACtgattttgggggctggagagatggctcaacggctaagagcactgtctgctcttccagaggtcctgagttcaattcccagcaaccacatggtggctcacaaccatctataatgagatttgatgccctcttctggtgtgcagacatacatgcaggcagaactttgtatatgtaataaacaaataaatacatctttttttaaaagaattattttgtttcttaagtgGTGGGCAtgaaacccaaggccttgtacaCCCTGGATACttactctactgctgagccatgccccagcccctccctgggggattctagacaggaaGTCATTGCTGAAAGGCCAtccaaacacttttttaaaattctgctctTTAAGAGTGTGTTTTTATGGGTGTGGGTGTCTTGACTGACTGTCTGTCAGTCACGTGGTGCCTGTGGTGACCTGAAGACACTGACAGGTACCGGAACTGAAAGTACTGGTGGCTGtttgctgccatgtgggtgctgggaactgaactcagggcctctggaagagcagtcagtgctcttaactgctggccctctctccagccccaggggtttgttctttttttttttttttttttttttttttttgagacagggtttctctgtgtagccttggctggtggcctggactcactttgtagaccaggctggcctcgaactcacagcgatccgcctgcctctgcctcccgagtgctgggattaaaggcatgcgccaccacacccggcccggGATTTGATCTTATAGTAAAACATCAGCCTATCTCAAAGCtaacagaaggaaataaaaatcacatgtaagccaggcagtggtggtgcacacctgtaatcccagcactcaggaggcagaggcaggcggattgctgtgagttcgaggccagcctggtctacaaagcgagtccaggacagccaaggctacacagagaaaccctgtctcgaaaccacgGCCCCCCCCCAAAATCGCATGTAATTCTACAACCTGTGTGGACAGCGAGAGACATTTCCTTGCATGTCTGAGCCTTGCCCAATATGGAGACAGCTCAATACTGAGGGTGGGGGGGTTCTTTTTATGAAAAACAAGACCATCTAAGAAGCTTtaatcctttttatatttttcccttgTGAAGTGTATCAGGGTTCCCTCACTGTCAATGAGTATAGACTCTCTCGCTGTCGTCTTTGCTTTATCAGGAGGCCCATTTCAGTGGTAGCCAAAGCTGTCATTGCCCTCTGGGGACTTGGTGACACAGAATTCCCTGGCGCTGGGAATGTAGGGGCAGGGCTGATGATAGGTGGGCctttggggaggtgggaggggccaggaggCATGGAGCTTACCATTCATGCAGACcatgcctctgccctccatgcaCAGGGTGTAGTGAGTAGCGTGGCCCCGGAGCTGGCGTCTTGGTACCTCTCCCCAGGCTACAGCCGGTGTCCCTGGGGGGTCATCATGGAGTCTCCAAACCGCTGGCCCAGCAAGGGGTACTGTGAAGAAACCATGAGCATCAGTACCCACTGCAGTTCCATgggtttccccccccccacttcattCTCCAAGCCCAGTTCTCACCTGATTCCTCTATGAATCCCCAAACTGAGGGTGCAGCAGCTAGTCCCCCTGAGTAGACTGCAGTCACTGTAATTCGATAGGGGACCCCTCCTTCAAAAACCCCTGGGAGGAATAGGGAGAAAGGAGCATTTACAGCGGGCTCTCCCTGcccagtgcagtgcagtgcagtgcaggtCCTACTTGTAGAAACTGACATTTGGGCCCCTGGGGGAGACTACTCCACATAGCGACAATGAGACCTGAAACTGCAGGGAAAGATCAGCAAGCTGTAAACAGTGCAGGAAGGGACAAGTCCCAGTCATGTGCAGTGacttgtgcctgtggaggctgaggctgggtcACACAGAGACCCTGGCTCCCCAAACTAAAGCCAAGGCTAAGGCTGTGGCTCAGGTGGTGGAGTGTgggcctagcatgcaggaagccctagTTAGGTCCCCAAGCAATGTGTTCTTTTGATcactgagacatttctctagacatttgttttattttgtttgtttgtttgtttgtttatttatttatttatttttgagacagggtttatcagtgttactttggctgtcctggactctctttgtagaccaggctggcctctaactcacattgatccacctgcctctgcctcccgagtgctgggattaaaggtatgtgccactaagcctgcctgagaaaaaaaattttgaagAGTCTTTCACCATGTAACTCTGGCTTGCCGAGAACATGCTATGTGAccacctgtctctatctccagagtgctgggactaaaggaaattatagaaaaaaactaactggaaaacaaaacacagttgtAACAGTGGGGttggtggcacatgtgtgtaatccagcgccaccactcccagccatttatttttatctttgataCAGGGTCATACTATATAGTTCcaattggccttgaatttacagatctctctctctatctctctctctctgcctcctgagtgttaggattaaaaacaCAAGGTGGCACATGCTAGGAATCCCATTATTtgaagggtggaggcaggaagattagaagtttaaagtcatccttggcAAGTGGATTCAAAGACAGCTAGAATACATAAAACCATGGTGGGGGTGGATAGGGTAACCAAAGCGTATCTGGGATATCCAGGGCTCGTAGTTTACACCTTTAACCcaagtcagcctgctctacacaggaAATTCCAGCCAGGCAGaactgtcctctttctttctctcttttccctcagtgctgagattacaagtgtgtgccactgcgcctggctcagGACTGTACTGTTttaaaggtggggggggggggggattaagggactggagagatggctctgtggctaagagcaccggctgctcttccagaggacaaaggctcagttcccagcacccacatggcagctcacaaccgtctgtaactccagttccagaagatctagAACCCTGTCTGGTTTCATGGGTACTGTATGCActgggcacacatacatacattcaagcaaagcacacacacacacacacacacacacacacacacacacacatacacacacacacacacacacacacacacacacacacacacacacacacgagctccTGGTAGCTgatgagtgagttccaggacagccagaaatacacagtgagaccctgtctcaaaaataaaacagaataaggagccagctgtggtggcgcacacctctgatcccagcactcaggaggcagaggcaggcgggtcactaagtccgaggccagcctggtctacagagtgagttccagggcggccagggctacatggagaaactgtcttgaaaaaccagaaagaaaaaaaaaaaaaagaaagaaagaaagaaaatgaagctgggtgtggtggcacatgcctttaatcccagcacttgggaagcagaggcaagctgtgagtttgaggccagcctggtctacaaagtgagtcctggacagccaggactgttacacagagaaaccctgttttgaaaaaccaaaataataataataataataataataataataataataataataataataaaaacaagggtctgaaaaaatggctcagtggttaagagtgtattGCTTTTACAGAAGGCACCATGTATggaactctggctccaggggctACTTCAGCCATGcaattagaatatttaaaaatcttaaaatcaccaggcagtggtggcacacgcctttaatcccagtactcaggaggcagaggcaggtggatcgctgtgagttcaaggccagcatggtctacaaagggagtctaggatagccaaggctgcacagagaaaccccgtctcgaaaaacaaacaaacaaaaaatcttaaaatcagACAAAATGTGGAGATGTGGAGTTCTAAATGGAtgcatctacaaaacactcctgcccatcaggctcagggaacatcgaggaagaggaggcagaaagacagtaagagCCAGTGGAtcaggagtttgctgtgagactgtgtcttccaGCACAGCCAAAAGCTTCCCCCATGAAGTGTCCCCAGTATAACTACCTAAACGTGAGTCAAACAAGGATGGCACCAACAGGCATGCCACCAAAGCACATGGGGAGAAGTGCATGGGGACCCAGTCTTATGCAAAAAACTCCAGGCTACCAAGGCACGCTGAGTGCCGGAGAAATTCTTCCTTAGGGAAGAGCAAAACGCTATTGTTGTCCAATAGCTCATGGTCATCTCTGAGAACATTCAAGTAACATTGTTCAGACTGAGCAAGTCATATTTAGgactgtatgtgtatacatatgtatgtctgtatgcatgtatgtgcgtatgtatatatatatgtatgcacagaCATGCTTGCAATAGCAATTcatgaaaaaaagaggccatgaatttcaaagacaggaaggaggaataTGTGGGCAGGTTTCGGGGGGAGGGACAGGAAAGAAGTgcaattacattataatctcaaaaaagaattaaaaataaaataagtaggtCTCCAAAGCAGGGAAGTGAGGTTCCGCAGCTCAGTCTGGGGAAGCAGGGAGCACAGTTTGCCAGCCCTCCTCATCGCTGCACCGGGGGCTGGTCCTCAAGGGGCCTTTATTCACCAGCACTTCTGCTCAGGTAGGCAGTGACCTCAGTGTAATTTTCCCCCAAGGCCAGGAAATAAAAGTGCAGACCACTGAGAGGCTTGGACACAGACCTGCCTGTGAGCGCATGCTCCTCTCAAAGGAGTCAGGCTTTGGAAAGCCTGCTTCTAAGCCTACTCTGCCAGCAACATGGGCCAAGGGAGGGTGCCCCAGAGTCACTAGTtttctgtctgtgcctgtctgcctgcctgcctgtctgcctgtctgcctgtctgcctgcctgcctgcctgcttgcctgcctgcctgcctgcttgcctgtctgcctgcctgcctgtctgcttgcctgcctgtctgcctgcctgtctgcctgcctgcctgtctgtctgcctgactgtctgcctgtctgtctgcctgcctgcctgcctgtctgtctgcctgtctgtctgtctgtctgtctgcctgcctgcttgcctgtctgcctgcctgcctgtctgcttgcctgcctgtctgcctgcctgtctgcctgcctgcctgtctgtctgcctgactgtctgcctgtctgtctgcctgcctgcctgtctgtctgcctgtctgtctgtctgtctgtctgcctgcctgcctgcctgcctgtctgcctgtctgtctgcttgcctgtctgcctgcctgcctgtctgcttgcctgcctgtctgcctgcctgtctgcctgcctgcctgtctgtctgcctgactgtctgcctgtctgtctgcctgcctgcctgtctgtctgcctgtctgtctgtctgtctgtctgcctgcctgcctgcctgcctgtctgcctgtctgtctgcctgactgtctgcctgcctgcctgtctgcctgcctgtctgtctgtctgcctgcctgtctgcctgcctgcctgtctgtctgcctgactgtctgcctgtctgtctgcctgcctgcctgtctgtctctctctgcctctgttcctccctgcccctcctgtcctccctctcccctctttccctccttctatttcttctcccccccactcttttccttcccccctctccccctctacCAAACTCCCCCACTCTTCCTCTCTACCCTCCgtctttctcgctctctctctcactctcaccttctctcccctcacccaggctgtgatcctcctgcctcagcctcctgagtccagGTGTAGCCACCACAAGCTGGGACCCTCCCTTTCTTTTCGTTCAGTGCACAAGTAAGCCTCAGTCCTACAGTCTCCCAGCACCTCACTGCCTTCCTTTGTACCCGAGGCAGACATGCAAACATCAAGCCTCAGCCTTGAAGCCTGGGATGGCCTCTGCTGCAGCCTTTTCCTCATCAAGTTCCTGTGCCAACAGGAGATCTGCCTCTGGCCCAGACACCCACCACAACACAACAACCAGCGATCGCCAGAAAGCAGCCACGATGATAGTCAGCAGATGCAGACACCATGTGCTCTTGgtcctccaaaactgtgagcaaaaCCAACTCTCTGTCCAGCCccgggtattttgttatagcgAAGGCACAGGTCGCAGTGTAGATGAGATCCCAGGTGTCCCAGGGCCTAACCTGGTAACAAGGTGCTGAGGTTGTCAGGGGGGAGATGGGTCCAGTTGACCTTGTCCAGGCTGTCATCATCTTGAACCCAGTCCACCACATACTCCCACGGTTTCCTGGTCCCTTGTTTCCAAGTCACCTTTAGCCCTGGCCTTCCATCAGTGTTACCGACTACCACGTCACGGGGGGCAGATTCTGGGCCTGGAAGTGGAAAGACATAGCCTTGACTGTTCATTCGGAAAGCCCCTTGTCCTCCCCCGCACCCCCAAGTTATGGGACAGAAGAACTCCACGTTGTTTTACCCAAGCACACCAAAGACATGTTGGTGAGAGGTGCCCGGCTGCTGCTGTTGCCAGTGGACACCGCAGCCCACTCCATCAGTGCAGGGATGGGGGACTTGCAGCACAGGACCTCTTGAGTCCTGGTGGTATTTCCATCCCCAAACCAGACTCTGTAAGTCACCTGCACGCAGGGTCCTGGGTCCTGAAGGGGAGGAGATGTTGTGGTTAgtgcacccccccaccccattttgtTGGGTGCTCACTAGTTATGATGGCAAGGCTCCTGTTAAGTGGGGCAGCGTGCGAGGCCCAGCTGATGGATGTGGACGCTGAGTctcggaggaggaagaggaggaggggtttacagagcagggctggagagagtgaGTGTGAACTTTAAGGAGGAGCCCGGCTCAGATCTATCATCTCAGTACTAAATTATACTCCTACAGAGGTGGGAGGGCTTGCCACTCGTTTGAGACCAGCACAGGCTACATatgaccctgtcttggcaggggggaggggcaggaagtaAATCTAAAGCAAGCCGATGACCAACTTTACTAGACACCTTTGACCctgcacctctaatcccagcctaGGGAAACAGCCAGCTCAGACTCCCCATTGCTGGAACGACAGCTGCATAAGGTCACATCTGGCTCAGGCAGTGCTGTGGATAGACTGCACGACCTCGGGCATCCTAGGGAGGTTCTGCTTCCGGGCTGCGTTCCAGCAGGACCTAAGAGCTCTGAAACAGTCATTAAAGGCTCCTGGCCTGCCGCACACCTCCGGCTCGCTCCCTTGCGGCTTCGTAACTTCCTCCCCAGTGGAAACTTACAAGGATGGGAATATGTATGATCACTTAAGTGATTCCAGCAAACTCTAACAGGGCACCGTGTTTAACACCTTCAAAACCaccacttaggagacagaggcaggtggatctctgtgagttacagagTATTCTGTCACTGAGCccgcctttaaaatttttttgtttctcaggCTAAGATGccataaccttgaactcactctggcTGGTCTCGAACATGCAATATTTCTGCCTTGACCTCTTGAGCAGTGGAGATCACAGGTGTGGGTCACCCTGAGTCAGAAGGACCAGGGCACCGGTTTGATGGCAGCACGGGAGCTTCCAGCACATGTGTTCCATCTTGCCAAGATGCACTGAATCGTGCCTGAGCCTAGACTTTCACCTCTGCTGTCTCCTGCCCAGGACACTGGATCCCACTCAACACACCTTGATCTCTCACAGGTAGGTGGAGACACACACCTCATCCTTACGCTCACCAAGCACTGCAAGAGAGCGTTGCAATCCAGGAAAAAACCTCCAGGGGGCAGCAGAGGAAGCCATTGCTACTTGGGCGTTCCCGGGCCCTGCAGAGAACTCTGGATTTGCCGCTCACCTTCCAGTGAAGCAGGGCTGTCCGATTGGCGGACGTGTCACAGACGGCCCCCGATACCCACACGTCTTCAGGAGCTGATGAGGACGAGGAAAGGCAGGTTCGGTTAGATGGACAAGACTGTCTGGCCCATGGTGGGGCTGAGGTCCAGAAATACAAGACAGATGGAGCCGCTCTCACCCAAGAGTGGTGTCTGGAAGGACAGGTCCGGGCTCCACTCGCCCCATGGATAGCCGTTCTCCACTCGGCAGCGGCCGGATACCTGGTATCTGGTGCCAGGTGCCAGGTTCTGCATCTCAACAGGAGTCAGCTGGTCGGTCTtcagctgtggctccagctgggGAAAGCGATGGGGGTCTCCCTATGTGCTAAGgagactttcttctttttccaacgCTGTGGCCCTGAGTCTGACACaggctaggcaagccctctagcACCGAGTTACACTAAGCCTTCAggggtgtgtatgtctgtgtgttcacgcttgcatgcgtgtatgtgtgtgtacctaggTGTTGGTGCCAAGAGCCTGCCTCTGTTGCTAAAATCTTATTATACTTAAGCTGTactttattattgtgtgtacGAGTGTGTACACCATGCCTGTCTTATTGGCATGGGTCATACTCAGGACCTCATGCCCATGTGTCAAGTACTTTGATTGCTGAGTGATCTTCCAAGCCCCAGTCTGTGGTTcgtttgcttcttttatttatttatttattttattttaagattttattttattttattttattttattttattttattttattttatgtgcattggtctgAGGATGTCAGCtcctctagaactggagctacagacaattctgagctgccacgtaggtgctgtggattgaacctgggtccatcTGGAAGAGTGAGCGGCagggcttttaaccactgagccatctctccagcctccccccccccttcccttttttGAGATAAATTTTAACTGGTTAAGAGACCCAtgcaagccaggtatggtggtgcacacttttaatcaaagcaggagaggcagagtttcaggccaaccaggatcacacagcaaaaccttgtttCACGGCCCTTGCACCAAGCTACCCAGGGTGTTTCTATGGACAGCGATGCAACCCTGCTGCCCAGCGCTCAGGAGACTGGCTGAAGCCAGAGGACCacggatttgaggccagcctggctccatAGGCacactctatctcaaaaaccaagaaacaagggctggagagatggctcagagcttaagaacactatcttttcttccaaaggtcgtgagttcaattcccagcgaccacatggtggctcccaagcatctataatgagatctggtgtccccttctggtGTGAAGGCTCACTTGtgggcagaaaactgtataaataatagatattattaaaaaaaaaaaaaaaaaaaaacaagaaacaaattaaCAAAGTTGTTTGTGAGGCCTTCTACCTGGGATTTGGGGTGGCTCCATGACCGGTGTCAGGTGAGCCTGTGCTTTCTAGGATTTGGGGTGCTATCCCATCTCCTGGAGATAATGTGAGAAGGAGCGCCCCGGCACTCACCTGGGTCCACTCCTGGCCCTGGCGTCTTTTGTACCGGAATTGACAAATGAGAACCTTTTGAGGTGGCCACAAGGGCGGGGCCCAGGGCACAATGGCCTCCAGAGGCATTTCCTCAGAAAAGTCCACATCAGGGAAGAGCTGCGGGCTGTCTGGCTTCACTGCAAataggaggccagagggcactcAGCTAGGGCCTCCAGACACCCCACCCTTTCTATGGGGCACTATGcctcacacaccccaccccacccccacccccaccactgtgTTACTTTGGGTCTCCAGGTTCACAAAGTTAGGGGGCCAGAGAAGTTTTCCTCCTTGTGTTCCCCAGATGAGGAGTTGGTCGGCCATGGTGAACTGTTCCCGGGGAATGGTCACCCAGCTCTGCCTGGAAGGCACCTTCACCTCATGGGTTCTTTCAGAATGGCtatgaggagagaagagatgggggt from Acomys russatus chromosome 26, mAcoRus1.1, whole genome shotgun sequence includes the following:
- the Il27ra gene encoding interleukin-27 receptor subunit alpha, whose translation is MSRPWVVRLMPLEVLLPLLPLLLGTQPQGSPSPLHCYSVGPLGILNCSWEPLGNLETPPVLYHRSQKYHSERTHEVKVPSRQSWVTIPREQFTMADQLLIWGTQGGKLLWPPNFVNLETQMKPDSPQLFPDVDFSEEMPLEAIVPWAPPLWPPQKVLICQFRYKRRQGQEWTQLEPQLKTDQLTPVEMQNLAPGTRYQVSGRCRVENGYPWGEWSPDLSFQTPLLAPEDVWVSGAVCDTSANRTALLHWKDPGPCVQVTYRVWFGDGNTTRTQEVLCCKSPIPALMEWAAVSTGNSSSRAPLTNMSLVCLGPESAPRDVVVGNTDGRPGLKVTWKQGTRKPWEYVVDWVQDDDSLDKVNWTHLPPDNLSTLLPGVFEGGVPYRITVTAVYSGGLAAAPSVWGFIEESVPLAGPAVWRLHDDPPGTPAVAWGEVPRRQLRGHATHYTLCMEGRGMVCMNVSSNTQTVTLPNLHLGSFKLWVTVSTTAGQGPPGPSLWLHLQDSGIRWKVLPWVLSLWGLLLMGGVLSLAITRCFQQESKLLPQWLWERVPDPANSKSGQPYIKEVSLPQPPKDGPILEVEEMELQTVTESPRASAPLHSGYEKHFLPTPEELGLLRPPAPRF